The genomic region CCCATGGCCACATTCAGGAGagagccttattttttttttcagatttgccCTGTCCACAGTCAACTTGCAGGAGAGAGCACTTCACAAGAGGGAGGACTATTTTTCATCAATCAGCCAATCCTAATACCTGAGGGAGGGCTAACTTCTCCCGGTGGGCGGAGAATTATATAGAAAGAGCCAATGGTAATTTCAGTTACTTTTTTGATGGGCGGGGCTTATAATGTATAGCCAATAACAGTTCCTCCCTTCATTTTCCACTTTTCCTTTGCCTTTTAAATTTCAACTGCCCCCCCCCCTTTGCCAGCAAGCACCTGCGCACATCTGTGCTGCTTACCTagaaggtgtggctccagtgtgaACTCTGATTGGTCTGTGTAATTGAGGCACTGTCCTGTGATTGGCTCGCACTCCACGGGCCCCCACTGCTCTCCCTCCCTGGCCAGTGAGGGCTCATCAGGCGCAGAGTTCGAATCTCGGGATGCAGGTGGGGACGGGGTATGGGACTGGGGGGTCCCAGAGCCGGGGCTGGGCTGAGGAGTCAAGACCTGGGGCGGTGACAACTGAGCAAGTCGTAGTTGTAAGTCTGGTTCTGAAATAGTAGAGACAGAAGGCCATGAGCTTTCTCCCGGGAGGTGCCCAAGGGAAGACCACCCACTCCTGTGGCTTACATGCCAGCACTGGCTCACCTTCCCCAGCCTCTCCAACCTCCAATCCTTCAGGTTCTTCGTCTTCCAGGGGGGTGGAACTACTAGTGGCTGAGTCCTCTCCGGATCCCGCCCAGCCCAGCTGGTCCAGCCGGAGCCTCAGGTCCTCCAGGGAGCGCTCAGCCTGGGGGGCGGTGTCGGGGTCACCATGACGTCCTGGCTCTGGGGACTGGCTTAGGCTGGGGATGCTTTCCAAGCTGTCGCCCAGGCCGGGCTGTGGGGGCAGGTCTCGCGGTTCTGAGACGGAGCGGCCTTGGGGCCGAGGGCGACGGGCAGCTGAGTCCCTGCGTCCCCCGGAGCCCACAACGCCGTCGAAGGCGATGTAGGAGAAAGTCAGCTCTCGAGGGGTGCCCCAGTCCTGGGACGTggtctcctcctcgtcctcctcgtcctccGAGAATTCCCGGGCTGTGTGCAGCTCCCGAAAATCCGAGTCGTCGTTCCCTCCTGCAGCGGACCAAGGAGGGTGGTGGGCTTCTCTGAGCAGAACCTC from Castor canadensis chromosome 16, mCasCan1.hap1v2, whole genome shotgun sequence harbors:
- the Rtn2 gene encoding reticulon-2 isoform X1 — translated: MGQVLPVFAHCKEAPSTASSTPDSTEGGNDDSDFRELHTAREFSEDEEDEEETTSQDWGTPRELTFSYIAFDGVVGSGGRRDSAARRPRPQGRSVSEPRDLPPQPGLGDSLESIPSLSQSPEPGRHGDPDTAPQAERSLEDLRLRLDQLGWAGSGEDSATSSSTPLEDEEPEGLEVGEAGEEPDLQLRLAQLSPPQVLTPQPSPGSGTPQSHTPSPPASRDSNSAPDEPSLAREGEQWGPVECEPITGQCLNYTDQSEFTLEPHLLVADLLYWKDTRTSGVVFTGLMASLLCLLHFSIVSVAAHVALSLLCGTIALRVYRKVLQAVHRGDGANPFQAYLDVDLTLTREQTERLSQQIASHVASTATQLRHFFLVEDLVDSLKLALLFYILTFVGAVFNGLTLLILGVIALFTVPLLYRQHQAQIDQYVGLVTNQLSHIKAKIRAKIPGTGALASTAAAVSGCKAKAE